Within the Rhodopirellula halodulae genome, the region GGTTTTCAAGCCGACGTTTACAGCACGTTGGTCTCCACCAACTGGATCCGCACCGTCTTGTGGAGCATCCGCGGATTGTTGATGGCTTGGGTCGTTTGGCAGCTCTTACCAACTCAACCTTAACCCAAGCGGCCAGGCTCCTTTGCTCCGGTCCTCACCCGTAGTGCAGCCTGCCAGCCAGCATTGCCCTGCCCCTCACCCGTATTGCAGGCTGCCAGCCCGCATTGCTTGCACCTTTTTCGTAGTGCAGGCTGCTAGCCTGCAAACACCCTCACAAACCGCGGCACGCCCCGCGCACGATCACCGGAATCTGCTGCATCTCCCCTCGCGATCCCTCCAAGCATTCTCGCGCCCAGTTCTCATCAGAACCGTGCCTGGGAAAATCAATTGAGCTAAGATGCGTGTTCGTCTCGGCCGCCGGTCGAAGACGGATCCATCCCCACCTCTCTTTCCCACCTGATGCCCACCATGAGAATGCGTCCAACGTTCCTTTGTTTCGCTCTTTCGCTGGCCGCCGTCGGCTCTTGCCTAACGTTCAGCCACAGCGCCCACGCGGACAAACCCGTTCAACTGATTTTCGACACGGACCTTGGCAACGATGTCGACGATGCCTTGGCGATGGGCTGCATCCACGCGCTGCAGTCACGCGGCGAATGTGAACTGCTGGCCGTCACGATCACCAAGGACCACGAGTTGGCCGCCGCATTCGCGGATGTGATCAATACCTTTTACGGCCGAGGCGAAATTCCCATCGGAGTTTGCCGCAGCGATGTAACCAACGGAAAAGGTCGCTTCAACGGCTTGGCGGAGATCCAAGACAACGGCAAGGACCGTTTTCCGCACGACCTGCGAAGCGGCAAAGACGCCCCCGATGCCGTCAACCTGCTGCGACGAACCTTGGCCTCCGCGGAAGACAACAGTGTTGTGATTGCTCAAGTCGGTTTTTCGACCAACCTTGCCAATTTGCTGGACGCTCCCGCCGATGACATCAGCCCGATGACCGGTCGTGAATTGGTCGAGAAAAAGGTTCAAAAACTCAGTGTCATGGCCGGTGCATTCACGCAAATCAAAAATGACAAAGGCCAGTTGTACGACCACAAGGAATACAACGTCATCAAGGACATCCCTGCCGCACAAAAGCTGGCGAAGGAATGGCCCACGCCGATTTTGTGGAGTGGTTACGAAATTGGCATCGCGCTCCGCTATCCGCACGAGAGCATCGAACAGGACTACGGCTACGTCGAACATCATCCATTGGCCGAAGCCTACATCGCTTACATGCCGCCGCCCCACGATCGTCCCACTTGGGATTTGACTTGTGTGCTGCAGTTGGTGCGTCCCGATCGCGACTACTTTGGATTGACTCCCGTGGGCACCGTGACCGTCGCCGACGATGGATTGACCACATTTGAAGAAGATCCTTCTGGACGCGATCAGTACTTCACACTCAACGAATTGCAAATCGCGAGAACCGTGGAAGCCTTGCAGTTGTTGTCCAGCGAGCCTCCTCACCAACAATGATGAGATTGTGTTTTGACAAGTGAGGTTTCCGTCATCAACGTACGCTTGGTACGGATAGTCAGCGTCACGTGAGCTTTTCTATCACGATAGGCTCCGTGACCATTTTCTCCATTGAGCCCCAGCGCGTATTCGTATTGAACGGAACTTCATGAAACCGAGTTTAATCTCGCTTCGTTGTGATCACTGCGGGGCTCCTATCGACGTGAAGCCCAAAGCCAAGTTTGTGACCTGCGGTTATTGCCGGGCCAGCTTGGCAATTCACCATACCGGATCGTCTTATTCGACCGAAACGATCGAGGAGCTTCGCGAAACCACCGAAGCTCTCGTCAAAGACGTCCAGCAGATCAAACGCAGCACCGAACTCAATCGGCTCGACGACGAATGGGAACGTGAGCGGTTGCGTTTACTAGGAACGAACAAACACGGACGACAAATCACCTCGCCACCGAACACCGTGGTATCGACGATTGTCTTTGCGGGAGTGATCCTCTTCGCGATCTTTTGGACGATCATGGCGTCGATGATGTTTGCACCGATGGCATTCTTCGGCTTGATCTTCATCGTCTTCGCCATCGTGGGCATGATCAGCACTCACAACGCAAAAGGCAAATACGACGCGGCCCATCGGCGATACCAACGCGAGCGAACCAGTCTGATTCGCGAAATTCAGGGCGACAACTAGCTCGCTCGCGGTCCGTCGCTCCGGCGTGACTACCACCCCAACACGTGGGCGAAGACCAACGGTACACAAATCGATGCATCGCTTTGGATCATGAACTTGGGCGATTCCGCGTCGATCTTGTACCAAGTGATCTTTTCGTTCGGCACGGCGCCGCTGTATCCGCCGTAGCTGGTCGTGGCATCGCTGATCTGGCAAAAGTAACGCCACAGCGGGATGTCGCGTTTCAGGTCTTGGATCAACATGGGAACAACGCAGATCGGAAAGTCCCCCGCGATTCCGCCACCAATTTGGAAGAACCCAATCGGGTCTTTCATCGTGTCCTCGTACCAATGAGCCAACTGCTCCATTTGCTTGGTACCGGACGCATAGCCACCGTGGCCGGGAACGCTGCCATCAATCACGTGAGCCGTGTAGATATTGCCCAGGGTGCTGTCTTCGAACCCCGGCGTGAAAACTGGGATGCCCGCGTCCTTGGCTGCCGCGACCCAGCTATTTTCGCGAGGGATTTGGTAGTGCTGGACCAGCCCCTCGTCGTCCAGCAATTCAAACATGTATTCGACAGGCATCCGAGCCGCATTCTCTTTCGCGGCCTTTTCCCACATCGGCACCAAGCGGTCTTCGAGGTGACGCATGACGGTTTCGGGAATGCAGGTGTCGGTCACACGATTGAAACCTTGGTCGCGCAACTTCACCTCGTCTTCCGCCGACAAAGCTCGCCAGTTTTCTACGATCTCGTACTCGTCGTGAGCCACCAGGTTGAAGATGTCTTCCTCCAAGTTCGCCGCGGTGCAAGTGATCGCGTGAACCTTTCCTTGGCGGATCATCTCAGCCAAAGACAGTCCCAGCTCACCGGTGCTCATCGCCCCCGCGAGTGTCACCATCATCTTGCCGCCGCCATTGATGAACTCTCCATAGGCTTTGGCAGAGGCCAGCAACTCACGGGCGTTGAAGTGACGAAAGTGGGTTTCCAGAAAGTCCGTGACATTCATGAAGATTTGCTACCTAAAGAGGGTGACCAACGGAGGGAACAACGAGGCGCCTGAGACCGGCCGCAGAAGCGAATTGGTGACTGGCGATCGAGAAAGCAGCGTTTTTCGGAAAAACGTAGTGCGACGGGCCGCCCTCGATGGCGGCGAATCTTACCGTTCCAAGGAGGCTATGTCGCGATGCCATCAATAGCCTTTTTCCGGCCATTTTTTCATCGAAAGATGCGTTGCCAACGTTCCGAGAAGCAACCAAGGTAGACGATAAATTTGAAAGTAAGCCGAAACATTTTGAAGCCCGAGTGGTTGGATTCACTATGAACAAGCTCAACCCACAACAGCTCTCGCTGAACTCTCCGCGACGTCGCTGGATACGGACATCCGCAACTGTGTTGATTCTCGGCATGCTCATGGGGCTTGCTTGGAAACCACGCTTGCTTTCGGAAACGTATCTGCGAGACGCCTCGCACGTCTTGATAAACGATGAGAACCTGTTGCCGATCGGCGAAGCGGCTTCGCAAGAGGTACTCGATCAGTCACAAAGTCAAAAGGCCGCCTCACCACGGCACCTTTGGTACGTCGGCGGCTTCCCGCTGGACGCCTACCAAACCAAGTTCTCATTGAACGAAGGCCGCGACGGTTTGGAAACGTGGGGTGTCTTTGGCACCGCAATGTGGATCGACGCTTGGTTCTGCTGCGGCATCCTGGCGTTGGCGGGCATCGCGGCTTTTTTCTACGAACCCGGCTGCAAACCATGGCGATTGCTTTGGACGCCAACGGGTTCCACGAACCGTCGCTATCAAGTCAGTTTGGTCGGCTTGACGATCGTTGGATTGCTGGCAACGGTTTGGCATTTTCACAGCACCCAATCGCGACTTCGGTTTCTGCGTCAACAAGGTTTGACGACGCTGACGTGCTCGACCAAACACCCAATGATCGCGCGGTTGCCGCTGAAGTATCGCGGTCCTTGGACCCACGCATCGCGAGTGCAATGCACGCCGCGAACGAACTTCAACGAACTGAATTGGAATCACTACCCATCGCTCGAATTTGTTTCGCTCTACGGAAATCTGAGTGCGAACCAACTGACGGCGATGGAAGATCTGTCGTGGATGACGACACTTCGTTGGTACGGCATCCCACGAATTGAATCGAGCAACCAACTGCTGCAGGAGCTGCCTGATCTGCGTTGCGTCTCGTTGTCGTTCCATTTGCCAGAGGAACGACTCCAGTCAGATCAGCCCACGCAACTTCGTGTTGACTCACAGCGTTTGCTTTCTTCGCTTGCCGTCCGGAAGATCCCACGGGCCGCAATCAATACAGAGGAACTTCTGTCGCCATCGTTGCTGACGTTGGACATCCAAACCACCGGCCCCAGCCCAAAGCAATGGGTGTTTGAAGAAGCTCCCAGTTTGCAATCGCTGACCCTGCGTCACGAACGCGAACGCCGAAGCTTGACTCCCGAAATCATCGACCTGACCGTCCGAGTGATGCCGTCGCTGACCACGTTGTCGCTGGACGCGGGCATCCCGATGAAACTCAGTCTGATGGAATTGCCACGCTTGGTTCATTTGCAGGGGATCGATTCGCACTCCATGCGGTTCACCCGGGGTGACAGTGACAACGCGTACACGCTATGGGCTTCCGAGCTTCACCTGTCGAACCTGTCATCAATGTCTCACCTGGAAGTTTCGGGCGAGAACTTTGAAAACTGGACCGTGAAGGACTGCCCACGACTCTACGAAGTCGTCGTGCGTCGTCCGCGAACGGGCATGATGATGTTCCGTCGTCAGGCGTCTCGATTTGGTGAACCTCGCGAGGTATTCGGCAGCGAGATGTGGGCGTCAATCATGGGGCCTCGACACAGCCAAATTCCATCGGTTCCCAAGAACCTGATCGCATGGGCGTCTTCGTTCCCATATTTGCAATCACTCAATCTGTCGGGATTGAACTTGCGGCAATGCGACTTGGATCACCTGCACAAGAACGCCTTTTTGAAATCGCTGACGCTGGATTACTGCCAGTTCGACTCGTCGCAACTGCGCAGCCTTCGTGGCGTGAAATCGATTCGAGAGTTATCGGTCAGCGGCAGCGAAGTGGATCAATCCATCGTTCCTGAATTGCTCTCCATGCACAACGAATGGGAAGCCTTGGAACTGCCGTGGGAAACGTTCGACGACATTCGCATCGCGGATCAGCCGAAATTGAAGCGAGCTTTCTTGACTCGTACGTTGCGTGCAAAGACCGTCGAACTGGAAAATTTGGACTCGTTCGTCAGCCGGATCAGAATCGCTGCGGGTGCAGAACGCATTCGATTGGTGAACTTGCCATGCTTGAGCGAGGTTTCCATTCGTCGCCCCCGAACGTCTGATCTCGTTGTTCAGAACGTTCCCAACTTGCTTTCCTTCACGTTGGAACGAGGCGTCTTGTCGGCGGAAACGTTGAAAAGTTTGACTCAGTCGCGACAGCTTCACTCGTTGATCTTGCCCGGAACGCAAATTCCAGAAGACCTGGCCTCCAATTTCCCGAATTGGCCCGGTCTGCAAGAGATCAACGCCATCGCGACCCCCATTCGCGACCAAGATTTGGCTCATCTGCCAAGTTTGAAAAGTCTTCGCCGCGTGCGGCTGGACAACACACAATTGACAGCAAAAGGCTTGACACACTTGGGACGCTGCGATCGGTTGCAGAGTCTTTCGCTGGTCGGTTTGGATCTCTCCAGTTCGGCGTTTGAGCCATTGCTTGGATTGTCTTGGTTGATGGAATTGTCCGTGAACGATTCCATTGTGCTGCCACAAGAACTCGACAGCGTTCGCATGGCACCGGAAGACTGGGCCACCGGCGAAAGAAATCCTCAATTGGCCAACAGTTGGCCACCGGGGTTCACACGCTCGCTTGACGCTGCCCGGGAATTCTTCCGTCGCGGACCGGCTCGCGGTGCTCGCCGGAACTGGGTTGCCAACGAAGAAACGGATTCCAACGAACGTGGCCCGTCGCGACCAAAGCGTCCGACGATTGATGCAACGTGACCAACACGCCAGCAATGGCGAACAGGTACATGTGCACCATCTCAATGATGCCGACTTCGTGAAACAGACCGTTGCAGACGTAGCCGCTGAGGATTCCCAGCATCAGGATCCCAACCGTACGGCGATGGTCTTGCTCACCGCGCTCGAGCCAATTGGCTCGCAACTGTGAGGTTGATGCATCGGCGTGCCGGACGGATGCCATTTGCCACGCCAGGCAAAACAACACCGTCAGCAACAACATGTGCAAACAGAATCCGGTGAGCCCCAGGTCGACCAGCACGGATAGAAAGACGTTGTGCTGCATGTAGGGGCGAGCGTTCTCCAGCGGAACACCGTGACGACGAATCGCGTGATAAGGTTCCGCCGCATCGAAGTAGTGACCGTAGCCGTGCCCACCCAAGGGCCGGTCCAGGAACATCTCATAGGCGACCAAGGCCAACAACGGCCGCAGCTCGACACTCTTGGCCGCATCCGCGGCGCTGAGTGCCTTGTCGCGTTTCATGCTCATGATTTGGTCTTTCAAACCCAACGCCATAGCACCGCTGAACACGATCACACCCGCCAACGCGACCAAGCGAACGCGACGAGGAACATAGATCAATCCAATCCCCCCCACCGCGGCGATCGCTCCTAACCATACGCTTCGCGTGAGCGTGGAATAGCAACCGGTCAACATCAACAATGACAAAGCCGCGTAGAACGCTTTGCCGTGACGTCCGCTTTCCAAAAAACGACTGCAGCAAGCCGCCAATGCCAGCGTCAACAAGATTCCGTTGCCGGCTGGATTGAGCAGCGGCCCGCGACCTCGGCCGTAAAACTCCCAGACCTCGGGATCATTGATGAAACGCGGAAACACCAACGCTCGCACGTCTAGCATTTCCATCACGCCGGTGAAGGCGAGGTAGGCGCCCAGCGTGATGATCGCGGTCACCATCGCGTGGATGTCCGCGGGGCGAAACGTTGCCGTCCGCATCACGACGTACAGACTGGACGGAATCGCCATGTAGAACAACCAGCGAGCAATCGGTGGTTGAGCCTCGCCGAACATGCCGAAACGCAAACAGCTCAGCAGACCAATGCCAACGAACCCAAGCAAAATCCCATCGGTTCGGGTGATGCGAGGCAACTTTGCCTCACCGCTCAGAATTCGGAACGCGGCGACTCCGATCACGGCCGCCCACAGCAAACGGTCCAAGCTGATCTGAATGAATCCGCTGATGGCAAAGAAGGCGGGACCGAACACGGTTCCCAGCAGCAACACGGCCATCACCAACGACCAAGTTCGGGCGCGGCGAAGAACAGGAATCGACCAAGGAATGATCGCGAGCAACGACAAAAGAAGCAGCAATGTCATATCGAAACGTAGCTCACCGGCCGATCGTTTCGTTTTCCCGTCCAATCCAACCCCACAAACGCTGCTATCGCGGAGGGCAACTTTACCGATTGCAACGATTGTTCCACCTGCAACCGTTGCAACGAAGTTCGGCGTTGCATTCATTCTTCCATCGGAAACGTTCGATGGGGTGATACAGGCCGCGCCAAAAACGAGGGCAGGATCCAACCGAACCATTCCATCTGGTACATGTTTGGATCTTCGCCCACGAGTCTTCCCACTTCAACGTTGATCGATGCTGCAATTACCTCGATGCATCCAATCGAAATCGACTGACGCGAAAACCGTTCATGCAACTCGGTTTTCGCGAGCGGCTGTTGGTGGGTGCTTGTCCGTGCTGATGCTGCTGTGGATCGGTGGATGTTCTCATCCGGTCCGTGCCTTGGTGGGCGGCAACATGCGGATCGATGGTGACATGGGCGTTGATGGTGACATTCGAATGAATGGGACCATGACAACGATTAGCAAAACCGACAACACCGCCTCACCACTACGCGCCGTTCAACTCAACCCCTCCAGCATTTCGTCATCTCAAAGAATCGCAATTGTCGACGTGGATGGCCTTCTGGTGGATCGCAATTTCAGCGGCTTCGGATCGATGGGCGAAAACCCCGTCGCCTTGTTCCGTGAAAAGATGAGCTACATCGAAGCGGATCCATCCATCGCGGCGGTTGTGCTTCGGATCAATTCCCCCGGTGGTGGCGTGACCGCATCGGACATGCTGGCACATCAATTGAACCAACTGCGAACCCGTCGTGGAATTCCGGTGGTGGCTTGTCTAATGACGACCGGAACGGGTGGGGCTTACTACTTGGCCACCCATTCCGACCTGATTGTCGCTCACCCAACGTCCGTCGTGGGTGGCATTGGTGTCATCCTGAACAATTACAACATGGAAGACACGCTGGGCCAGTTCAACATCGTGTCACTACCCATCAAATCGGGCACTAAGATCGACCTGGGATCACCCGAGCGGATGATGCAGCGAGACGAACGTGATTTGCTTCAATCGATGGCGACGGAATTTCACCAGCGTTTCATCGATCAAGTCCAGCAGTCTCGCGGTGAGAAGCTGACCATCGTGCCGCCTGCGAGCAACGACGGAGACGACTCAGACGAAGAAAACGCCCCGGAAGACGAGTCATCGAAACCGGCGTTTGCAGTTCCGTTTGATGGACGAGTCTTCTCGGGCTTGAAAGCCAAGGACATGGGCTTGGTGGATCACACGGGCTATCTCGACGATGCCGTGCGGTTGGCGGCCAATTTGGCCGGCATGGCGGACACGCCGAGCTTGGTTCTCCTTCGGCGGGACAACGACCGAGCGATGTCAGAATTCGACGTGACGCCAAACACTCCGATGACATCGTTGTTGCCGATACAGATCCCTGGTTTGGATCGCAGTTCGATGCCGACTTTCTTGTACCTTTGGCAACCAGACCCGAGCATCGTGACCGCCGTTGGCAATTGACCCGAAAAGTCGTGCCTAGGACTGCATGTCCATTCCCCAGCGTTTGACTTGGTTTTTCCAGTCGGTCATCAGAGCCGAGCACAGATAGCCAATGTTCGAAGCATATCGCGGCACCAAACGGCGTGGATCGCTCATCATGCGATACGCCCATTCCATTCCAACGCTTTGAAACAGCTTGGGAGCCCGTTTCGCGGTTCCGGCCAAGAAGTCAAACGATGCGCCCAGTTGAATGCTGACGGGAACGCCAATTTTGGCTGCGTGCTCGGCAATCCATTTTTCGCCCTTGGGTTGGCCAAACGCGACGAATAGCAAATCGGTCTTCGAATCGCGAATTCGGGCGTACTGTTCGGCTTGCTCCGCTTCGCTCAACGTTCGATAGGGCGGCGATTCGCAACCGGCGATCTGCAATCCTGGATACATCGCCTTCAGGCGTGCCGAAGCTTTTTCAGCGACACCGGGTTCACCGCCCAGGAAATAGACGCGGTAACCACGCAGCGAAGCTCGGCTGCACAGGTGCACAATCAGTTCGCTTCCGGCGACTCGTTCGGGCAGCGGACGATCGGTGAATTTGCTGCGGGCCACGATTGGGTGACCATCGGCCAACACCATTGCCGCTCGCTGCGTGATCGGACGCAGTTCCGGCATTTTGTGATGCAGCATGCAGTAGTTCAGATTGGCTGTGATCACGTACTGGGGTGCACGGGCGGCGATCATCTCATCAATCGCGTCGACGGATTGCCACATGTCCAATCGATCAAAGGGAATGTCCCAAACATCGACCGTGTCACGCACCCCCGGTGGCAACGTCGAAACGTTCGCAGTGGAGTTGGGCGAGTGCGGATCCATCGACGATTGCGATCGACGATCAACGCCCGGCTGCGTTTCCAACCGCGAGCTTGGTGGGACGACGGGAACCGATTGGGGAGTCGTGGAGGAATAGGAATCGACCGAGGGAACCGAGCTCATGGTGGAACGTCAAACGTGGAAGGCGAAATAATCGATTCAATCGCGACAATCGCTTCCCGTGATGTTGAAAGCGACCGCCTCGCGATAGACTGCACGCTGAACACTAGGTCACGTTTTGGTGCTTCCCCGTCTGAAATCTGAGTTCCATCGCCACGCATGCTGATCTTCACACTCGAAGGATTTACACCCGCCGCGATCTCGGCTTACGGATCGTCTTGGAACCGAACACCGACGCTGGATCGCATCGCTGCCCACGGCGTCACTTGGAATCGCGTGATCACCCCTGTGACCGATCCACTTGAGCAATGGGATCGATGGGCCAGCCAACTCGGCGAAGCGGCGCGAGAAATCGTGGTCATCACCGATGACGAACGATTGCTGCAACGTGATTCGGCGGCGGTGTTTGAAGAGATCGTGCTGGTTGAAAGCGAAGATGAAAGCTTCGGCGATGACTCAGACGACGACTCACCGCGGACCATTGAAATCGAAGACACCACACTCGGTCGCCTCACCGCGGTGGCGGCGGATCGCCTGAACCAAGACCAGTCCGTTTGGCTACACAGTCGCTTTTTGACCCGTCACTGGGATGCGCCGCGGGAACTCAGCGACGATTTTGAATCGCACGAAGCCTTTGACGAGGAACCGTACGACGAATCGGAGGACGCGGATGAGTTTGGAGAGGTGAGTCAATCGTCGGGCACCGACGCTGATGCAGACGCCGATCCGCTGGATGAGACGAGTCCAAACGACCTCGCAGAAGTGCCTTGGATCATCAGCGACACGGAGCCTCCCGATCGGATCCTCGCTGCCAACGAAGATCCCGATTGGATCACCACTTGGATGCGCACTTACGCGTGTCAAATCAAATTGGTCGACGCGATGATGGACGTGCTGCTGTCGCTGACTGCGGATGACACGCCTCTGCTGATCAGCGGCACGAGCGGGTTTGCTCTTGGACAAAATGGTGGCATCGGCCATCGCACGGGCCCTTTGCGCAGTTGTCATCTGCAGGTGCCGCTCATCTGTTCCGGCGGGACCGGACTACGCCGCCGCTTGCTGACTTCCGCCGACGATTTCGCAAAACTGGTCAACCAACGTCAATTGCATGTTGACGATCCATTGGTACCGATCGAGACATTTCTGGAAAGCAGCCCTCCGCGGCAGCAGTCCTTGGAGACGCCTACCGACGAGGCGGAAAACGTTTCTCACGTCGTGATTCATCGCGATGCATCCCCGGTAGCCGTGATGACGCATGAATGGTTTTACATTCGATCCGAAGACGGCCCTCTCATGCCGGACGCGGATGACCGAGGCCATTTGTTTTTAAAGCCAGACGACATCGACGATTTCAACAATGTCATTCGGCTGCAACGTCACGAAGCGGATCGTCTGCACCAATTCCTTTTAAGCGATTCCAATCCAGCGGAGTGAAGCATGATTGTTGGCGTCCCATCTGAAATCAAAACGGACGAATACCGCGTTGGCATGCTGCCCGTCGGCGTGGCTGAACTAACCGCAGCGGGCCACCGCGTTCTGGTCCAAGCCGGGGCGGGGCTGGGTTCGGGACTGCCCGATCACGACTACTTGCGAGCCGGCGCGGAATTGGTCGCATCGGCCGAAGACGTGTATTCGCAAGCCGAGTTGGTCGTCAAAGTCAAAGAACCGCAACCGTCCGAGTACGGGCTGATCCGCTCTGGGCAAATCGTGTTCACGTACTTTCACTTCGCCGCCAGCGATTCTCTGACCGAAGCGATGTTGGAAAGCGGAGCCATGTGTTTGGCATACGAAACACTTCGCGACGCTTCCGGGCATCTACCGCTGCTCACGCCGATGAGCGAAGTCGCGGGGCGAATGAGCATTCAAGAGGGAGCGAAATTTCTCGAGAAGCCTCAGATGGGTCGCGGCATTTTGCTGGGTGGCGTCCCCGGCGTTGCCCCCGCCCACATCACGATCCTCGGCGGAGGCATCGTTGGTGCCAACGCTGCCAAAATCGCGGCGGGCTTCCAAGCCGATGTGGCGATCTTGGACGTCAATTTGGATCGTCTTCGCTACCTGGACGATGTCATGCCCGCCAACGTCAACACTTTGTACAGCGATCGACACAACATTCTGGAGCAACTCGAACGAGCCGATTTGGTGATTGGGTCGGTGCTGATCCCGGGTGCTCGTGCTCCAAAGTTGGTGCAGGCCGAAGACCTACGGATCATGAAACCGGGTGCGGTGGTCATCGACGTGGCGGTTGATCAAGGCGGGTGCATCGAAACCAGTCGCCCCACCACGCACAGCGAGCCCACGTACATCATTGACGAAGTTGTTCACTACTGCGTCGCCAACATGCCAGGTGCCGTTGGTCGAACCAGCACCTTCGCTCTTTGCAACGCGACCATGCGTTGGATCTCGAAAGTCGCTGCGTTGGGTTTGAGCGGCGTGTTGAACGAAACTAGCCCGCTGCAATCGGCCATCAACATCCACGAGGGCAAGATTCTGCACGAGGCCGTTTCATCGGCCTATCAAAAGTGATCTGAACGTCGTCATCAGAACGGGCGAAGCAGGGCAACAGTTGCGGGACGTTACGAAGCGTCCTGGGATTCGCCGTCCGCCGATTCATTGGAATCTTCTGAATCGCGCGCGTTCTTGTCCATTAACGTGACCGGGTTTTCGACGTCTTCGAACAGCTCAATCCGCTCCAACGTTTCATAGTCATAATCGTCGTAGCGGACTCGCAAACGCGTACTGCCTTCTTCGCCACGGACTCGCAAGACGTACTCCGGATCATCTGCTCCTGTGTACTCGTCGGTTAAATCCCAATCGGTGAAAACGTATTCGATTTTTCCCGTCAATTCGAGCACGCGTTCATCGTCTTGAACGGCATCGTAGGCGGCCATGCTAAGGCTGTCTTCAAACGGGACAGCTCTCGCCTCCAATTCCACGCGAGTTTCCAGATCGGTTTCATCTGGTATCAACTCCACGCGATCAAACCGACGGTCCTCTTTGCCGCTGATCGTCGCACGGACCAAGACGTCTCCGTCACTGCCGTAAACGCGGTAGTAATAGTTGTCGGTGTAGTACGTGTCGCTCTCGTTGTATTCACCCGCGAATGAGACGGATTCGATCTCACCGATCTCATCGCGAATTCGTTCGTTG harbors:
- a CDS encoding nucleoside hydrolase: MRPTFLCFALSLAAVGSCLTFSHSAHADKPVQLIFDTDLGNDVDDALAMGCIHALQSRGECELLAVTITKDHELAAAFADVINTFYGRGEIPIGVCRSDVTNGKGRFNGLAEIQDNGKDRFPHDLRSGKDAPDAVNLLRRTLASAEDNSVVIAQVGFSTNLANLLDAPADDISPMTGRELVEKKVQKLSVMAGAFTQIKNDKGQLYDHKEYNVIKDIPAAQKLAKEWPTPILWSGYEIGIALRYPHESIEQDYGYVEHHPLAEAYIAYMPPPHDRPTWDLTCVLQLVRPDRDYFGLTPVGTVTVADDGLTTFEEDPSGRDQYFTLNELQIARTVEALQLLSSEPPHQQ
- a CDS encoding zinc ribbon domain-containing protein, encoding MKPSLISLRCDHCGAPIDVKPKAKFVTCGYCRASLAIHHTGSSYSTETIEELRETTEALVKDVQQIKRSTELNRLDDEWERERLRLLGTNKHGRQITSPPNTVVSTIVFAGVILFAIFWTIMASMMFAPMAFFGLIFIVFAIVGMISTHNAKGKYDAAHRRYQRERTSLIREIQGDN
- a CDS encoding deoxyhypusine synthase family protein, with product MNVTDFLETHFRHFNARELLASAKAYGEFINGGGKMMVTLAGAMSTGELGLSLAEMIRQGKVHAITCTAANLEEDIFNLVAHDEYEIVENWRALSAEDEVKLRDQGFNRVTDTCIPETVMRHLEDRLVPMWEKAAKENAARMPVEYMFELLDDEGLVQHYQIPRENSWVAAAKDAGIPVFTPGFEDSTLGNIYTAHVIDGSVPGHGGYASGTKQMEQLAHWYEDTMKDPIGFFQIGGGIAGDFPICVVPMLIQDLKRDIPLWRYFCQISDATTSYGGYSGAVPNEKITWYKIDAESPKFMIQSDASICVPLVFAHVLGW
- a CDS encoding adenylate cyclase; translated protein: MNKLNPQQLSLNSPRRRWIRTSATVLILGMLMGLAWKPRLLSETYLRDASHVLINDENLLPIGEAASQEVLDQSQSQKAASPRHLWYVGGFPLDAYQTKFSLNEGRDGLETWGVFGTAMWIDAWFCCGILALAGIAAFFYEPGCKPWRLLWTPTGSTNRRYQVSLVGLTIVGLLATVWHFHSTQSRLRFLRQQGLTTLTCSTKHPMIARLPLKYRGPWTHASRVQCTPRTNFNELNWNHYPSLEFVSLYGNLSANQLTAMEDLSWMTTLRWYGIPRIESSNQLLQELPDLRCVSLSFHLPEERLQSDQPTQLRVDSQRLLSSLAVRKIPRAAINTEELLSPSLLTLDIQTTGPSPKQWVFEEAPSLQSLTLRHERERRSLTPEIIDLTVRVMPSLTTLSLDAGIPMKLSLMELPRLVHLQGIDSHSMRFTRGDSDNAYTLWASELHLSNLSSMSHLEVSGENFENWTVKDCPRLYEVVVRRPRTGMMMFRRQASRFGEPREVFGSEMWASIMGPRHSQIPSVPKNLIAWASSFPYLQSLNLSGLNLRQCDLDHLHKNAFLKSLTLDYCQFDSSQLRSLRGVKSIRELSVSGSEVDQSIVPELLSMHNEWEALELPWETFDDIRIADQPKLKRAFLTRTLRAKTVELENLDSFVSRIRIAAGAERIRLVNLPCLSEVSIRRPRTSDLVVQNVPNLLSFTLERGVLSAETLKSLTQSRQLHSLILPGTQIPEDLASNFPNWPGLQEINAIATPIRDQDLAHLPSLKSLRRVRLDNTQLTAKGLTHLGRCDRLQSLSLVGLDLSSSAFEPLLGLSWLMELSVNDSIVLPQELDSVRMAPEDWATGERNPQLANSWPPGFTRSLDAAREFFRRGPARGARRNWVANEETDSNERGPSRPKRPTIDAT
- a CDS encoding S49 family peptidase codes for the protein MLLWIGGCSHPVRALVGGNMRIDGDMGVDGDIRMNGTMTTISKTDNTASPLRAVQLNPSSISSSQRIAIVDVDGLLVDRNFSGFGSMGENPVALFREKMSYIEADPSIAAVVLRINSPGGGVTASDMLAHQLNQLRTRRGIPVVACLMTTGTGGAYYLATHSDLIVAHPTSVVGGIGVILNNYNMEDTLGQFNIVSLPIKSGTKIDLGSPERMMQRDERDLLQSMATEFHQRFIDQVQQSRGEKLTIVPPASNDGDDSDEENAPEDESSKPAFAVPFDGRVFSGLKAKDMGLVDHTGYLDDAVRLAANLAGMADTPSLVLLRRDNDRAMSEFDVTPNTPMTSLLPIQIPGLDRSSMPTFLYLWQPDPSIVTAVGN
- a CDS encoding WecB/TagA/CpsF family glycosyltransferase — translated: MSSVPSVDSYSSTTPQSVPVVPPSSRLETQPGVDRRSQSSMDPHSPNSTANVSTLPPGVRDTVDVWDIPFDRLDMWQSVDAIDEMIAARAPQYVITANLNYCMLHHKMPELRPITQRAAMVLADGHPIVARSKFTDRPLPERVAGSELIVHLCSRASLRGYRVYFLGGEPGVAEKASARLKAMYPGLQIAGCESPPYRTLSEAEQAEQYARIRDSKTDLLFVAFGQPKGEKWIAEHAAKIGVPVSIQLGASFDFLAGTAKRAPKLFQSVGMEWAYRMMSDPRRLVPRYASNIGYLCSALMTDWKNQVKRWGMDMQS